A genomic window from Silene latifolia isolate original U9 population chromosome 11, ASM4854445v1, whole genome shotgun sequence includes:
- the LOC141612088 gene encoding uncharacterized protein LOC141612088, with protein MTTLSERFAAIIRLVDLFKKANNYEAAATHVKTGLKANDVSEGEVVLLFEKLLEVQEVEFRVCLENVVDEFTTSGDFRAATRLIMALFIHHRNKNTDRIFSQLMVLITDRQGDLIALDEAIKPLMKAAANIQIQPRIEAIIADRFIVRGKYDLAMTIIEPGLEQAKQNNDKVLIEKYTRLSQRAKKLKKQDEKTALRLIKEQKESKKKAKEKLEKTKEKQKRENKGKQKQEIKDTKEENEKTGGGEKEQGQDSVEQNESAFVREREEISFHIVREEYCGHDCYVGFTKTNICPVKKAFIRAQDPHINQFQKLVDVCSKHRSLLGVEQAVKVGKENSIYLVTEVVYPVTYYFRLMCQQHCPRSLEEWWEIIEEQFWIIFRDIIHGLMHLFKTGYACGNVSFNTFVTPDGRGRLLPSLASPKPKDDIKELSQLMKTVISFPFEGNDDRTFIPHDLRSFLDLIDDIIKSFKSIPMLPEFLLDHPYFWTIGEKIDFCFKLRKLIKTDTVYVAIEKVLQTLGLFKNWNTVIVEGVYHKVLDKPNKSGYLSKYRTSVDIVRFFYAVYTHINEKEYKDLRGKKKLTDEQIEEALMGYFPNFYSDMFKCLCDCGGKRSISAEHLLKLSSVYSQAAERPIKARRN; from the exons ATGACGACGCTATCAGAACGATTCGCAGCTATAATACGATTGGTTGATCTATTCAAAAAGGCTAATAACTACGAAGCCGCGGCAACTCATGTCAAAACTGGTCTAAAAGCTAATGATGTCAGTGAGGGCGAGGTTGTTTTGTTGTTTGAGAAGTTGCTAGAAGTTCAAGAGGTTGAATTTAGGGTTTGCCTTGAAAATGTTGTTGATGAATTTACAACTTCGGGTGATTTCCGTGCTGCTACCAGGTTGATTATGGCCCTATTTATTCATCATCGGAATAAGAATACTGATCGTATTTTTTCCCAGTTAATGGTGCTGATAACGGACCGTCAGGGTGATCTTATAG CGTTGGATGAGGCTATAAAACCTCTAATGAAGGCGGCGGCGAATATACAAATACAACCACGCATTGAAGCGATAATAGC GGATCGTTTCATTGTGAGGGGAAAGTATGATTTGGCCATGACGATTATAGAGCCAGGGCTAGAACAAGCTAAGCAGAATAATGATAAAGTGTTGATCGAGAAATATACTCGTCTTTCTCAAAGAGCAAAAAAGCTAAAGAAGCAGGACGAAAAAACAG CACTACGTCTCATTAAAGAGCAGAAGGAAAGCAagaaaaaagcaaaagaaaaactGGAGAAgactaaagaaaaacaaaagcGGGAGAATAAAGGAAAGCAAAAACAGGAAATCAAGGACACAaaagaagaaaatgaaaaaacGGGAGGAGGAGAGAAAGAACAAGGCCAAGATTCGGTAGAACAAAATGAAAGTGCTTTTGTAAGAGAAAGG gaggaaATTTCATTTCACATCGTTCGAGAAGAATATTGCGGTCATGATTGTTATGTGGGGTTTACAAAAACCAACATATGCCCTGTTAAAAAAGCTTTCATTAGAGCTCAAGATCCACACATCAACCAATTTCAAAAACTTGTTGATGTTTGCTCCAAACATAGGAGTTTGTTGGGTGTGGAGCAAGCAGTGAAAGTTGGGAAAGAAAATTCGATCTATCTTGTAACTGAGGTTGTATACCCTGTTACATATTATTTCCGTTTAATGTGCCAACAGCATTGCCCAAGATCCCTTGAGGAATGGTGGGAAATAATTGAGGAGCAATTCTGGATCATATTCAG GGATATCATCCATGGTTTAATGCACTTGTTCAAGACTGGCTATGCATGTGGCAATGTGTCGTTTAACACATTTGTCACTCCAGACGGTAGAGGGCGACTTCTACCGTCTTTAGCCTCACCAAAACCGAAGGATGATATTAAGGAGCTTAGTCAATTGATGAAGACCGTGATTAGCTTCCCTTTTGAAGGAAATGATGATCGAACATTTATCCCACACGATCTTAGGAGTTTCTTGGATCTTATCGACGACATCATTAAATC GTTCAAGTCCATACCTATGCTTCCAGAATTCCTTTTGGATCATCCCTATTTCTGGACTATTGGAGAGAAAATTGATTTCTGTTTCAAATTAAGAAAACTGATTAAAACTGATACAGTGTACGTGGCCATTGAGAAAGTGCTTCAGACATTGGGCTTGTTCAAGAATTGGAATACTGTAATAGTCGAAGGTGTCTATCATAAGGTTTTGGATAAACCCAATAAGTCGGGTTATCTTAGTAAGTACAGGACTTCTGTTGACATTGTTCGATTTTTCTATGCTGTGTACACTCATATCAATGAGAAAGAATACAAGGACCTTCGAGGCAAAAAG aAGCTAACAGATGAGCAAATTGAGGAAGCACTAATGGGTTACTTCCCAAACTTCTACTCAGACATGTTCAAATGTCTGTGTGACTGTGGGGGGAAACG GTCAATATCTGCCGAACATTTGCTGAAGTTATCAAGTGTCTACTCCCAAGCTGCTG AGCGTCCTATAAAAGCTAGAAGGAATTAG